DNA from Streptococcus parasuis:
AACGAGCTATTTATCAGTTACTCCTGTTTGTGGAAAACAGAAAAGACGCTCCCTTGCTGAAAGATGTATGTCGCCATTTAGATCTGACAAAATCAACTTTATTGCGCTATATAGAATCATTTAATGAAGAGTCGCATGCTGCCGAATTGGGTCTTTTATTTCACCTTGAGGAAGAAAAGGTTTCTCTACAAAAAGATGCTCAACTAAGTCAAGAACAAATATTATCTTATCTTTTTCAACCAAGTATAAAGTATCAGATCATTGTATTTTTATTGGATAAAGAAGATGTTTCTTTACAGACATTGTCTCAAGAATTACTAATTAGTGAGGCAACGCTCAATCGCCATATCGCATCACTAAACCAATTACTGGCTGAATTCGGCATCGCCATTAAAAGCGGTCGGTTAAAAGGAAGCGAGCTTCAAATTCGGTATTTATTACACCAAATCCTCCTCTTGACAACTGTTAGCTCCAAATACCAAGAGGAATTTGCCAGACGCCATTTGGACGCCTTATTACCCTTATTTGAACGCTTTTATCAGTCAAAACTCAATCCTAAACAGGCCTATCGTCTTTTATTATGGTTGATGATTTCACAACAACGGTCTAAGTTACAACAGTTGGATTATAAGGCACTGTATAGCCTTATGAGACCTTATCAGGACCATAAATTTTATCGACAATTGCGGAAGATGTATCTGACAGTGGGACAACAACAATCTGCTTCCTTTCAGGAAGGTGAGATCATGGCATTATTTGCATTTTTGTTTAGTCATTTTATTTTAGAACCACATCAGTTGGAACAGGTTCTGGGCTTTGGTGGTCCAATTATGGAAGCAACGTCACTTGCTTTGCACGTTTTTCGTTCACACCTAGGAGAGTCCTTGTCGATTTCAGAAGAGGCCCTTTATCATTTGAATCAGACCATGAGTCAATTGTATTTCTTTCAATCTACGCTTGAACTTGAAGTGGTACAAGAACTTTCATTTGAAGACGAAGCAGCCCAATTATTAAAAAATGTCTTTAAAACAGCTTTTCATAGAAGTTTAGATGCTGATCAGGTAATGGCTGGCTATTATCCAAAAATCATAGCCTTATATGTATATTTTAGTCAGGTACAGCCGATACAGGTCAAAATTGGTTTCGCATCTTCTTTGCATGAGGTTTTATCCTATCCTTTATTAATGCAGTTGAGAGAAAAGCTTGAAGGCAATCGTCAGGTGCTTATAGACCCCTATCAGAATGGAGAATCTTATGATTTCATTATCACTGACTACCTAAACGAATCGCCATGCCCTATTTATTATTTAGGAACTCAATTAAAAATGCATGACGTTGTACAATTGAAATCTATTATACAAGACCTGTACAATCAAAAGGCAAGACAATCAGAAAAAATTGCAACTCAAACACCTTTTCCAATAGAACATCGGTAACTGATTGAAAAAATATCTTTAGCAGGAACAAAATAGTTGCTTGAAAAAATTTGATATATGTTGATTTGCTGGACTTTCTAGCTCACTTATATCAAATTTTTTTATTTTTTAAAAAAAATTGATAGGATACATTGCCGGGAATGGGTTAGAATAGAGTTACCAAGAAAACGGAAGCGTTTTCAAAAAAGATAAACAAACAGGAGGGAGACCTATGTCTACTGAAAAATACATCATGGCCATTGACCAAGGAACTACAAGTTCACGTGCCATTATCTTCAATAAAAAAGGTGAAAAAGTTGGCAGTTACCAAAAAGAGTTTACGCAAATTTTCCCTAAACCAGGTTGGGTTGAACATAACGCAAATGAAATTTGGAATTCTGTTCAGTCTGTGATTGCAGGTTCCTTTATTGAAAGCGGTGTTCGTCCTGATCAAATCGAAGGAATTGGTATTACCAACCAACGGGAAACAACGGTGGTCTGGGATAAGGAAACAGGCCTTCCGATTTACAATGCAATTGTCTGGCAATCTCGTCAAACAGCTCATATTGCTGACCAGCTGAAGGCGGATGGTTACGCAGATATGATTCATAAAAAAACAGGACTTGTAGTCGACGCCTACTTCTCAGCAACCAAAGTTCGTTGGATTTTAGACCAAGTCCCTGGAGCACAGGAACGTGCTGAAAAAGGTGAGATTCTGTTCGGAACCATTGATACTTGGTTAGTGTGGAAGTTAACAGATGGCAAACAGCATGTGACGGATTATTCAAACGCAGCTCGTACCATGCTCTACAACATTGAAGAGTTGAAATGGGATGATGAAATTTTATCTCTTCTCAATATTCCAAAAGCCATGTTGCCGGAAGTTCGTTCAAACTCTGAAGTTTACGGTACAACAGCTCCATTCCATTTCTATGGCGCAGAAGTGCCAATCTCAGGTATGGCAGGTGACCAACAGGCAGCTCTATTTGGACAATTGGCATTTGAGCCAGGTATGGTGAAAAATACTTACGGAACTGGTTCCTTCATCGTGATGAATACAGGTGAAGAGATGCAGTTGTCACAGAACAACCTTCTCACAACAATTGGCTATGGTATCGGCGGCAAAGTCTACTATGCTTTGGAAGGCTCTATCTTTATCGCTGGTTCTGCGGTTCAATGGCTCCGTGACAGCATGCGAATGGTGACTACATCACCTGAGTCAGAAGAGCTTGCTCGGAAGTCTACCAGCAATGATGAAGTCTATGTTGTTCCAGCCTTTACAGGACTTGGAGCTCCGTATTGGAACTCAGATGCGCGTGGATCAGTCTTTGGATTGACACGTGGTACAACAAAAGAAGACTTCGTCAAAGCAACGCTTCAATCCATTGCTTACCAGGTTCGTGATGTCATTGATACCATGCAAATAGACACAGATATTGATATTTCTGTCTTGAAGGTTGACGGTGGTGCAGCTATGAATAGCCTCCTCATGCAATTCCAAGCAGATATCTTGGGTATCGAAATCGCACGCGCACAAAACCTTGAAACTACAGCTCTTGGAGCAGCATTCCTAGCAGGTTTAGCAGTTGGTTTCTGGAAAGATTTGGATGAATTGAAAGAACTCAACGCTGTCGGCCAATCTTTCCAACCAACCATGAACGAAGCTCGTAAGGAACAACTTTACAAGGGATGGAAAAAAGCTGTTGCAGCAACTCAACTATTTGCAGAAGTGGATGAGGAGCAATAAAGGACTTGTTAGCTAGGGGAATGAAGGTTTTCCTCTTGCTAGACAGTCCTATTCGAAAGTTAGGAAGTGAATCGTATGGAATTTTCAAAAGAAACAAGACGCTTAGCCATTGAACGAATGCAGGATCGTCAACTAGATCTCCTCATTATCGGGGGAGGTATTACAGGTGCTGGTGTGGCTTTACAGGCAGCGGCAAGTGGCATGGAAACAGCCTTGATTGAGATGCAAGACTTTGCAGAAGGCACTTCAAGTCGCTCAACTAAATTGGTCCATGGTGGATTACGATATTTGAAACAATTTGACGTGGAAGTGGTATCCGATACTGTATCTGAACGCGCAGTAGTACAAAATATTGCCCCACATATTCCAAAGCCAGACCCAATGCTTTTACCAGTTTATGATGAGCCTGGTTCTACCTTCAGCCTCTTCCGTTTGAAAGTAGCCATGGACCTGTATGATCTCTTGGCTGGCGTCAA
Protein-coding regions in this window:
- a CDS encoding helix-turn-helix domain-containing protein; the encoded protein is MQIDSLLEKRERAIYQLLLFVENRKDAPLLKDVCRHLDLTKSTLLRYIESFNEESHAAELGLLFHLEEEKVSLQKDAQLSQEQILSYLFQPSIKYQIIVFLLDKEDVSLQTLSQELLISEATLNRHIASLNQLLAEFGIAIKSGRLKGSELQIRYLLHQILLLTTVSSKYQEEFARRHLDALLPLFERFYQSKLNPKQAYRLLLWLMISQQRSKLQQLDYKALYSLMRPYQDHKFYRQLRKMYLTVGQQQSASFQEGEIMALFAFLFSHFILEPHQLEQVLGFGGPIMEATSLALHVFRSHLGESLSISEEALYHLNQTMSQLYFFQSTLELEVVQELSFEDEAAQLLKNVFKTAFHRSLDADQVMAGYYPKIIALYVYFSQVQPIQVKIGFASSLHEVLSYPLLMQLREKLEGNRQVLIDPYQNGESYDFIITDYLNESPCPIYYLGTQLKMHDVVQLKSIIQDLYNQKARQSEKIATQTPFPIEHR
- the glpK gene encoding glycerol kinase GlpK, with protein sequence MSTEKYIMAIDQGTTSSRAIIFNKKGEKVGSYQKEFTQIFPKPGWVEHNANEIWNSVQSVIAGSFIESGVRPDQIEGIGITNQRETTVVWDKETGLPIYNAIVWQSRQTAHIADQLKADGYADMIHKKTGLVVDAYFSATKVRWILDQVPGAQERAEKGEILFGTIDTWLVWKLTDGKQHVTDYSNAARTMLYNIEELKWDDEILSLLNIPKAMLPEVRSNSEVYGTTAPFHFYGAEVPISGMAGDQQAALFGQLAFEPGMVKNTYGTGSFIVMNTGEEMQLSQNNLLTTIGYGIGGKVYYALEGSIFIAGSAVQWLRDSMRMVTTSPESEELARKSTSNDEVYVVPAFTGLGAPYWNSDARGSVFGLTRGTTKEDFVKATLQSIAYQVRDVIDTMQIDTDIDISVLKVDGGAAMNSLLMQFQADILGIEIARAQNLETTALGAAFLAGLAVGFWKDLDELKELNAVGQSFQPTMNEARKEQLYKGWKKAVAATQLFAEVDEEQ